CGTAGAAGAGGCCGAAATAATTAATAAAGAAAAACTCGAAAACTCCATCGAAGATATCCTTTGTGAATACCTTGATTTCACTCTATTACACTCCGATAAACCACTCAGCTTAAGACAACGGGAAAACGCCATTAAAGTCTTATTTGATAAAGGTATTTTCAATATCAAAGGTGCCATTCCAATGGTGGCGAAATATTTGAAAATCTCAGAACCTAGCGTATATCGATATCTTAAAGCAATCAAAGAGAAAGCATAAAAAAGTGCGGTCAATTTTCGAGAAGTTTTAAAACTCTTTGAAATTTGGCCGCACTTTATATCTCCAGGCTATAAAAGCAAACCTTCGCTAATTACCATTAAATAAAACCTCCATAAACTCAAAGAAATCTTTTTCCGATACTTCATCAGGAGAAATCATTTTGTTATATATAATATCTATATCTCTATTTTCTAATTTATATATTTCCAACCCTACCCAATGACTACTCCATAGCTCAATAGTTGCTGTTTTTTTATTTGAATATAAGTCAAATCTAGTTAAATAACCAAAATCTCCCTCTTTCTCAAAATCAACTTGAACAACTCCGAATTTTTCAATTACCCTAGGGTAAACAACATTTTCAAAAAAATTAAATATATCCATTATTTTTTCTAGCACTCTTATATTATTAATTTACCTATAAAAATAGACACAAATTTTGACTTTTATTTCATCTTTGATGTTTCCCAGTTGTTTAAAATATCATAAATAAACTCTACATATTCTTTTTCAGGATGTAATTCTAAAAAACGTTTGCATGCCTTTTTAAAATACATAAAGCAGATTTCTTCAGATACATGAATCTGGTATCTAGGATCACATAGGCCTCCAATCTCAAACCTTACCCCTTCGAAGTGATCTTCTGGAAACGGACTATTCATATCAGGGTAATAGCAATCTGCTCCCTCCTCACAGAATCCATCCTTTTCTACCAGAACAGAATAAA
The sequence above is a segment of the Haemophilus parainfluenzae genome. Coding sequences within it:
- the cdiI gene encoding ribonuclease toxin immunity protein CdiI; this encodes MYTQNSIPLYTAKGEDSYSPLNFFYGGTGGLDEPEFSIKTYFNIVYYEGDFLKAIYSVLVEKDGFCEEGADCYYPDMNSPFPEDHFEGVRFEIGGLCDPRYQIHVSEEICFMYFKKACKRFLELHPEKEYVEFIYDILNNWETSKMK